Proteins encoded within one genomic window of Blattabacterium cuenoti:
- a CDS encoding acetolactate synthase, with the protein MNHQFRIIILGENQTRLLSRILILLNRKNLKMTHINVSNHHNINNAQSILDLECNEEQLIKVTKSIEKLIGIIHVCFFKKKEKKTNTRENSWKKIDFPLATS; encoded by the coding sequence ATGAATCATCAATTCAGAATAATAATTTTAGGAGAAAATCAAACAAGATTGTTAAGTAGAATACTTATTCTATTAAATCGTAAAAATTTAAAAATGACACATATTAACGTGTCTAATCATCATAATATTAATAATGCTCAATCTATTCTAGATTTGGAATGCAATGAAGAACAATTAATAAAGGTCACAAAATCTATTGAGAAACTAATAGGAATAATTCATGTATGCTTTTTTAAAAAAAAAGAAAAAAAGACCAATACCAGAGAAAATTCATGGAAAAAAATAGATTTTCCGTTAGCCACATCTTAA
- the ilvC gene encoding ketol-acid reductoisomerase, with the protein MKIKLGTVEENIITRDEFPLWKARKILNKETISVLGYGVQGPGQSLNLKDNGFQVIIGQRPNSLSWKKALEDGWIEGENLFSLEEASKRGTIIMYLLSDAGQISFWPILKKNLTEGKSLYFSHGFGLTFCDKTKIFPPKNIDIFLVAPKGSGTSLRRLFKLGKGINSSYAIYQDFSGKSLEKTLSIGIGIGSGYLFETSFKNEVYSDLVGERGTLMGAIQGIFAAQYHVLREKGHSPSESFNETVEELTQSLMPLVAEKGMDWMYSNCSTTAQRGALDWWKKFRDVTLPVFRQLYNEVSSGSEAKRIIDSNSHTDYRMKLEKELQVLQKSELWEVGKIIRNLRPKEKKCSSTTKKKTN; encoded by the coding sequence ATGAAAATTAAACTTGGAACTGTAGAAGAAAATATTATTACAAGAGATGAATTTCCTTTATGGAAAGCTAGAAAAATATTAAATAAGGAAACTATATCTGTATTAGGATATGGAGTTCAAGGCCCTGGTCAATCTTTAAATCTAAAAGATAATGGATTTCAAGTTATTATAGGTCAGAGACCGAATTCTTTATCTTGGAAAAAAGCTTTAGAAGATGGCTGGATAGAAGGAGAAAATCTGTTTTCATTGGAAGAAGCTTCTAAAAGAGGAACTATTATTATGTATCTTTTATCAGATGCAGGGCAAATATCTTTTTGGCCTATACTCAAGAAAAACCTTACTGAAGGAAAATCTTTATATTTTTCACATGGGTTTGGATTAACATTTTGTGATAAAACAAAAATTTTTCCTCCAAAAAATATAGATATTTTTTTGGTAGCTCCTAAAGGATCAGGAACTAGTTTAAGAAGACTTTTCAAACTAGGAAAAGGAATCAATTCTAGTTATGCTATTTATCAGGATTTTAGTGGGAAAAGTTTAGAAAAAACTCTTTCTATAGGAATAGGAATTGGATCTGGATATTTATTTGAAACTAGTTTTAAGAATGAAGTTTATTCTGATTTAGTGGGAGAAAGAGGAACTTTAATGGGAGCAATACAAGGAATTTTTGCTGCACAATATCATGTTTTAAGAGAAAAAGGTCATTCTCCTTCAGAATCTTTTAACGAAACTGTAGAAGAATTAACACAAAGTCTTATGCCATTAGTAGCTGAAAAAGGAATGGATTGGATGTATTCTAATTGTTCTACAACAGCTCAAAGGGGGGCTTTAGATTGGTGGAAAAAATTTAGAGATGTAACATTACCTGTTTTTAGACAATTATATAATGAAGTTTCTTCAGGAAGTGAAGCAAAAAGAATCATAGATTCAAATAGTCATACTGATTACAGAATGAAATTAGAAAAAGAACTACAAGTTCTTCAAAAAAGTGAATTGTGGGAAGTAGGAAAAATTATTCGTAATCTAAGACCAAAAGAAAAAAAGTGTTCTTCTACTACTAAGAAGAAAACCAATTAG
- the ilvA gene encoding threonine ammonia-lyase codes for MKNKFNKYFPSCEEVSKAKRILKDIVYETPLQKNLILSEKYQANIFLKREDLQIVRSYKIRGAYNKIKSLSHKELKKGIVCASAGNHAQGVAYSCNILKLPGEIYMPSTTPKQKVERVKMFGKEYVEIILMGDTFDAVSHEAMKDCKKNKKIFIHPFDDIKIIEGQATIGLEILKQSTSKNIDYIFIPIGGGGLASGVGSHFKQFSPKTKIIGVEPQGAPSMSYSLKKGKVMELKKIDRFIDGASVKKVGELNFNICNQVLYEIQTVPEGKVCTTILDLYNLEAIVAEPAGALSIAVLDFYSKKIKGKTIVCILSGGNNDITRTEEIRERSLLYEEKKHYFIVKFPQRAGALKEFVNNILGPKDDIAYFEYSKKTSKEEGPAIIGIELADKNEFSVLLGRMKKYKVHFQYLNKNPDLFRILI; via the coding sequence TTGAAAAATAAATTCAATAAATATTTTCCTTCTTGCGAAGAAGTCTCGAAAGCGAAAAGGATATTAAAGGATATTGTTTATGAAACTCCATTACAAAAAAATTTAATCTTGTCTGAAAAATATCAAGCTAACATTTTTTTGAAAAGAGAAGATTTGCAAATCGTACGTTCATATAAAATTAGAGGAGCATATAATAAAATAAAAAGTTTATCTCATAAAGAACTGAAAAAAGGAATTGTTTGTGCAAGTGCAGGAAATCATGCACAAGGAGTTGCTTATTCTTGTAATATATTAAAATTACCAGGAGAAATTTATATGCCTAGTACCACTCCTAAACAAAAAGTAGAAAGAGTGAAAATGTTTGGAAAAGAATATGTTGAAATTATTCTGATGGGAGATACTTTTGATGCGGTAAGTCATGAAGCCATGAAAGATTGCAAAAAAAATAAAAAAATTTTTATTCATCCTTTTGATGATATCAAAATTATTGAAGGACAAGCGACCATTGGATTAGAAATATTAAAACAATCTACTTCAAAAAATATAGATTATATTTTTATTCCTATTGGAGGTGGAGGGTTAGCATCAGGAGTAGGAAGTCATTTTAAACAATTTAGCCCAAAAACTAAAATTATAGGAGTTGAACCTCAAGGGGCTCCCTCTATGAGTTATTCTTTAAAAAAAGGGAAAGTTATGGAATTAAAAAAAATAGATAGATTTATTGATGGAGCTTCAGTAAAAAAAGTAGGAGAATTAAATTTTAATATATGTAATCAAGTGTTATATGAAATTCAAACCGTACCGGAAGGAAAAGTTTGCACCACTATTTTAGATTTATATAATTTAGAAGCTATTGTAGCAGAACCAGCTGGAGCTCTTTCAATAGCTGTATTAGATTTTTATTCTAAAAAAATAAAAGGGAAGACAATTGTTTGTATATTAAGTGGAGGAAATAATGATATAACAAGGACAGAAGAAATAAGAGAAAGATCTCTTTTATATGAAGAAAAAAAACATTACTTTATTGTAAAATTTCCACAAAGAGCTGGAGCTTTAAAAGAATTTGTTAATAATATTTTGGGGCCAAAAGATGATATTGCTTATTTTGAATATTCAAAAAAAACTTCTAAAGAAGAAGGACCTGCTATCATAGGAATAGAATTAGCAGATAAAAATGAGTTTTCTGTATTATTAGGGAGAATGAAAAAATATAAAGTTCATTTTCAATATTTAAACAAAAATCCAGATTTATTTCGTATTCTAATTTAA
- the dapB gene encoding 4-hydroxy-tetrahydrodipicolinate reductase: MNIAIIGYGKMGKSIEKIAKLRNHKISLISDETPSFISLKKSNVAIEFSQPDTAFNNIKICLENQIPVVCGTTGWLEKFDIVKKICKENNGSFLYSSNFSIGMNIFFKINYQLSKLLSPYSDNYEVKIEETHHKEKIDNPSGTALSLAKDIIKNKMKKTWILYPKEEEKNKILIVSKRFDNVTGTHMITYQSKIENITIKHIAHSREGFAIGAVIAAEWIKNKKGIFSMKEVLGIS, encoded by the coding sequence ATGAATATAGCAATAATAGGATATGGAAAAATGGGGAAATCTATAGAAAAAATAGCTAAATTAAGAAATCATAAAATTTCACTTATTTCTGACGAAACTCCTTCTTTCATTTCATTGAAAAAATCAAATGTTGCAATAGAATTTAGTCAACCTGATACTGCATTTAATAATATAAAAATTTGTTTAGAAAACCAAATACCTGTCGTATGTGGAACTACAGGATGGTTAGAAAAATTTGATATTGTTAAAAAAATATGTAAGGAAAATAATGGTTCTTTTTTATATTCTTCTAATTTTAGTATAGGAATGAATATTTTTTTCAAAATCAATTATCAACTTTCAAAATTGTTATCTCCATATTCTGATAATTATGAAGTAAAAATAGAAGAAACTCATCATAAAGAAAAAATAGATAACCCAAGTGGAACGGCTTTGTCTTTAGCAAAAGATATTATCAAAAATAAAATGAAAAAAACATGGATTTTGTATCCAAAAGAAGAAGAAAAAAATAAAATATTGATTGTTTCAAAAAGATTTGATAATGTTACAGGAACGCATATGATTACATACCAATCTAAAATAGAAAATATAACAATTAAACACATAGCTCATAGTAGAGAAGGATTTGCTATTGGAGCTGTCATTGCTGCAGAATGGATAAAAAATAAAAAAGGAATTTTTTCTATGAAAGAAGTATTAGGAATATCATAA
- the lepB gene encoding signal peptidase I, translating to MLCHYLVYSLLFLLFEHIIHVLGTWRLFKKLGIPYWKLAIPIYNIVLILKIFNRSICWIFLLFIPLTSIILFVLLWMDLLRSFGKEKYIFLLLLSLGVYLYYVNYSKNIELFKISKLKKEKNTGILFPIVFSFLIHTYIVQPFVIPTSSMERTLLVGDFILVSKIHYGLRMPITPISIPFTHNTIFGENIKSYISFFQWPYFRFYPMKSSVKRNDLVVFNFPKDLNHKIIDKKDNYVKRCIGLPGDIISIKHGILFVNHKQEESYYSKKNVLEKQQIYFIKTKNTPLNIEFLKEKMDIKNVEIIGVKNEEYFYQILLTEKQVSQLKNIFDNIVLIQKYILPDHFREDFIFPNNYHFGWNRDFFGPLYIPKKGDILKLDSKNIHIYYDIIVSEKNERKKSNLKLLLKKKNFSYTYKVKKNYYFMMGDNRHNSFDSRYWGFVPEDHIVGKPIFIWMSIDWNQKNPLNIFNWKLRWNRIMTTIDGKNSYLFYFFVFITIYVFYLLSHSFFSLYKRKKTSYKITR from the coding sequence ATGTTGTGTCACTATCTTGTTTATAGTTTACTTTTTTTGTTATTTGAACATATTATACATGTTTTAGGGACATGGAGGCTTTTCAAAAAATTAGGAATTCCATATTGGAAATTAGCGATTCCTATATATAATATTGTTCTTATTTTAAAAATTTTTAATAGATCTATTTGTTGGATATTTCTTTTGTTTATTCCATTAACAAGTATTATTCTTTTTGTGCTTTTATGGATGGATTTACTTCGTTCTTTTGGAAAAGAGAAATATATTTTTTTATTATTATTATCTTTGGGAGTATATCTATACTATGTTAATTATTCCAAAAACATTGAATTATTCAAAATAAGTAAATTGAAAAAAGAAAAAAATACAGGAATTTTATTTCCTATAGTTTTTTCTTTTCTTATACATACTTATATAGTTCAACCTTTTGTCATTCCTACTTCTTCAATGGAAAGAACTTTGTTAGTTGGGGATTTTATATTGGTAAGTAAAATTCATTATGGATTACGAATGCCTATCACTCCTATATCTATTCCATTTACTCATAATACTATTTTTGGAGAAAATATAAAATCTTATATTTCTTTTTTTCAATGGCCTTATTTTAGGTTTTATCCTATGAAATCTTCTGTAAAAAGAAATGATCTTGTTGTTTTTAATTTTCCTAAAGATTTAAATCATAAAATAATAGATAAGAAAGACAATTATGTTAAACGTTGTATCGGTTTACCAGGAGATATTATTTCTATAAAACATGGAATATTATTTGTGAACCATAAACAAGAAGAATCTTATTATTCTAAAAAAAATGTTTTAGAAAAGCAACAAATATATTTTATAAAAACAAAAAATACACCATTAAATATAGAATTTCTTAAAGAAAAGATGGATATTAAAAATGTTGAAATTATAGGGGTAAAAAATGAAGAATACTTCTATCAAATTCTGTTAACAGAAAAACAAGTTTCTCAACTAAAAAATATATTTGATAATATAGTTCTTATTCAAAAATATATTTTACCAGATCATTTTCGAGAAGATTTTATCTTTCCAAATAATTATCATTTTGGTTGGAATAGAGATTTTTTTGGTCCCTTATATATTCCCAAAAAAGGAGATATTTTAAAATTAGATTCAAAAAATATTCATATCTATTATGACATTATCGTCTCAGAAAAAAATGAGAGAAAAAAAAGTAATTTAAAATTACTTCTTAAAAAAAAGAATTTTTCTTACACTTATAAAGTAAAAAAGAATTATTATTTTATGATGGGAGATAACAGACATAATTCTTTTGATTCTCGTTATTGGGGTTTTGTTCCAGAAGATCATATAGTAGGAAAACCTATATTTATATGGATGAGTATTGATTGGAATCAAAAAAATCCTTTAAATATTTTTAATTGGAAATTACGATGGAATCGTATTATGACAACTATAGATGGAAAAAATTCTTATTTATTCTATTTTTTTGTATTTATAACTATATATGTATTTTATTTACTTTCCCATTCTTTTTTTTCTCTCTATAAAAGAAAAAAAACTTCCTATAAAATAACCAGATAA
- a CDS encoding rhomboid family intramembrane serine protease → MNFYYISNFSDAVKHLISINILVYTAIFVFSQYKIESIFSLYHPLDDRFEFYQIITHMFVHSKRFFLHIIFNMLALFMFGGQIETLLGIKKFMIIYFLSGVFAALFQLIFNTSVMYYLVHSLDFTQAKKIFYYLDDDQKINLYTSMYSPMMGSSGAVSGIVGAFARFFPEHKIFILPFPLPIAVRKALLIFIFGSFISAIFNLAPGVAHFAHIGGILSGYFIGSFFSFIERKKRMGK, encoded by the coding sequence GTGAATTTTTATTATATATCCAATTTTTCAGATGCTGTAAAACATTTAATTAGTATTAATATTCTTGTATATACAGCTATCTTTGTTTTTTCACAATATAAAATAGAAAGCATTTTTTCTTTGTATCATCCTTTAGATGACAGATTCGAATTTTATCAAATTATTACTCACATGTTTGTTCATTCCAAACGTTTCTTTTTACATATTATTTTTAATATGTTAGCTTTATTCATGTTTGGAGGACAAATAGAAACTTTATTGGGAATCAAAAAATTTATGATAATATATTTTCTATCAGGAGTATTTGCCGCATTATTTCAACTCATTTTTAATACGAGCGTTATGTATTATCTTGTTCATTCACTTGATTTTACTCAAGCAAAAAAAATATTTTATTATTTGGACGATGATCAGAAAATAAATCTTTATACATCTATGTATTCTCCTATGATGGGATCCTCTGGAGCTGTCAGTGGAATAGTAGGAGCATTTGCTAGATTTTTTCCAGAACATAAAATTTTTATTTTACCATTTCCTTTACCAATTGCTGTAAGAAAAGCTCTTTTAATATTTATTTTTGGAAGTTTTATTTCTGCAATTTTTAATTTAGCACCTGGAGTTGCGCATTTTGCTCATATCGGAGGAATATTATCTGGTTATTTTATAGGAAGTTTTTTTTCTTTTATAGAGAGAAAAAAAAGAATGGGAAAGTAA
- the mutL gene encoding DNA mismatch repair endonuclease MutL has product MKNIIQYLPKNVVNQIAAGEVIERPSSVLKELLENAIDAKAKIIDIFIKDSGKTLIQLIDDGEGMSFHDAKMSFQRYSTSKIKTNDDLFKIKTKGFRGEALASIAFISQLEIQTKNKENVVGIHLFVEDEKIKKQTSINMLQGTRISVKNIFYKFPARRRFLKSSRIEFQHILNEFYKIVLAHRNILYRFYHNDKIIFYFKKASLKERIKEIFNNEKRFIPILIKENRVLIEGFISIPDFSEKKGDQFLFVNQRCITNTLLHKNIIHSYDGIIKNLKTISYFIFIHIDPCLVNWNIHPSKKEVKFEEENMILNIIQQEIKNILCSSSQHKIKKDELYDSNLLLSCNLNKNNSFLNHYNSCFEDLSEKEKIIQLENWFHNMKESDFFLFKKDVHFTNELSSYVLTEKNIKTFQINRKYIMFPLNNDYFILVDQHRAHQNILFEFFLENLEKKLISQQFLFPIEIKLLRNELISLINVQYDLIEIGFHLYFCNKSVYLYSLPEKIHQNMLIDIFKNILTYNFVRGEKNKKTLIKSISKSAAVRYGKKLNSGNMECLIRDLFFCKNPNYTYSGFPVFFVLKNNFFKKTTL; this is encoded by the coding sequence ATGAAGAATATTATTCAATATTTACCTAAAAATGTTGTTAATCAAATTGCTGCTGGAGAAGTTATAGAACGTCCTTCTTCTGTATTAAAAGAACTTTTAGAAAATGCAATAGATGCAAAAGCTAAAATCATTGATATTTTTATAAAAGATTCAGGAAAAACGTTAATACAATTAATAGATGATGGAGAAGGAATGAGTTTTCATGACGCTAAAATGAGTTTTCAAAGATATTCTACTTCAAAAATAAAAACAAATGATGATCTTTTTAAAATCAAAACAAAAGGATTTAGAGGAGAAGCTTTAGCTTCTATCGCTTTTATTTCTCAGTTAGAAATACAAACAAAGAATAAAGAAAATGTTGTTGGAATTCATCTTTTTGTAGAAGATGAAAAAATAAAAAAACAAACTTCTATAAATATGCTTCAGGGAACAAGAATTTCAGTCAAAAATATTTTTTACAAATTTCCAGCAAGAAGACGTTTTTTAAAATCTTCTAGAATAGAATTTCAACATATTCTCAATGAATTTTATAAAATAGTTCTAGCACATAGAAATATTCTCTATAGATTTTATCACAATGATAAAATTATTTTTTATTTTAAAAAAGCTTCTTTAAAAGAAAGAATAAAAGAAATTTTTAATAATGAGAAAAGATTCATTCCTATTTTAATCAAAGAAAATAGAGTTTTGATAGAGGGATTTATTAGTATTCCAGATTTTTCAGAAAAAAAAGGAGATCAATTCTTATTTGTGAATCAACGTTGCATAACAAATACACTATTGCATAAAAATATTATTCATTCTTATGATGGAATCATAAAAAATTTAAAGACAATTTCTTATTTTATTTTCATTCATATAGATCCTTGTTTAGTTAATTGGAATATACATCCATCAAAAAAAGAAGTAAAGTTTGAAGAAGAAAATATGATTTTGAATATTATTCAACAGGAAATAAAAAACATTTTATGCAGTAGTAGTCAACATAAAATAAAAAAAGATGAACTATATGATTCAAATTTATTATTATCCTGTAATTTAAATAAAAATAATTCTTTTTTAAATCATTATAATTCTTGTTTTGAAGATCTTTCAGAAAAAGAAAAAATAATTCAATTAGAAAATTGGTTTCATAATATGAAAGAATCGGATTTTTTTCTTTTTAAAAAAGATGTTCATTTTACAAATGAATTATCTAGTTATGTACTAACTGAAAAAAATATAAAAACTTTTCAAATAAATAGAAAATATATTATGTTTCCATTAAACAATGATTATTTCATATTAGTCGATCAACATAGAGCTCATCAAAATATTTTATTTGAATTTTTTTTAGAAAATTTAGAAAAAAAATTGATTAGTCAACAGTTTCTCTTTCCAATTGAAATAAAACTTCTAAGAAATGAATTAATTTCATTAATTAATGTTCAATATGACTTAATAGAAATAGGATTTCATTTATATTTTTGTAATAAATCAGTATATTTATATTCTCTTCCTGAAAAAATCCATCAGAATATGTTAATTGATATTTTTAAAAACATTTTAACCTACAATTTTGTTAGAGGAGAAAAAAATAAAAAAACACTTATTAAATCTATATCTAAATCTGCTGCCGTAAGATACGGGAAAAAATTAAATTCAGGTAACATGGAATGTTTAATACGAGATTTATTTTTTTGTAAAAATCCAAATTATACATATTCAGGATTTCCTGTTTTTTTTGTTTTAAAAAACAACTTTTTTAAAAAAACAACTTTGTAA
- the ribH gene encoding 6,7-dimethyl-8-ribityllumazine synthase: MKKNPIYQYKYEKIKNKDLKFAIIVSQWNHDITKNLYKGAYETLIQSGILKEKIKLWKVPGSYELIYSAKKIAHCYDFDSIIVIGSIIEGETPHFKYLCQAVSQGIKDINIQFDIPVIFCVLNDKNKQQSFDRSGGKNGNKGIECAKTAIDMAIFKKNLSNK; the protein is encoded by the coding sequence ATGAAAAAAAATCCTATATACCAATATAAGTATGAAAAAATAAAAAATAAAGATTTAAAATTTGCAATTATTGTTTCACAGTGGAATCATGATATTACTAAAAACTTATATAAAGGAGCTTATGAAACTTTAATTCAATCAGGAATATTAAAAGAAAAAATAAAACTTTGGAAAGTTCCTGGAAGTTATGAACTTATTTATTCTGCTAAAAAAATAGCTCATTGTTATGATTTTGATTCCATTATTGTAATAGGATCTATAATAGAAGGAGAAACTCCTCATTTTAAGTATCTTTGTCAAGCAGTTTCACAAGGAATAAAAGATATAAATATACAATTTGACATTCCAGTTATATTTTGTGTTCTTAACGATAAGAATAAACAACAATCTTTTGATAGATCAGGAGGAAAAAATGGAAATAAAGGAATAGAATGTGCAAAAACAGCTATAGATATGGCCATCTTTAAAAAAAATTTATCCAATAAATGA
- a CDS encoding tetratricopeptide repeat protein produces MEEEKALKELTYAQQSLSQGFISKALNDKKTKINYLGFYGIVKEYPFTKAGNISKFYAGICYYKLGNYKESINMMKNFSSKDEILYAIKYGIIGDAFSQIRNKNEALKNYVQAAIIRENEITTPLYYYKAALIAFSMKKYKYSQFLLKKIEKKYPFFLYKETVSKYLMFIENKL; encoded by the coding sequence TTGGAAGAAGAAAAAGCATTAAAGGAATTAACTTATGCTCAACAATCCCTTTCACAAGGATTTATAAGCAAAGCTTTAAATGATAAAAAAACTAAAATCAATTATTTAGGATTTTATGGAATTGTGAAAGAATATCCTTTTACTAAAGCAGGAAATATTTCTAAATTTTATGCAGGAATTTGTTATTATAAATTAGGAAATTATAAAGAATCTATAAATATGATGAAAAATTTTTCGTCTAAAGATGAAATTTTATATGCTATAAAATACGGAATAATAGGCGATGCTTTTTCACAAATTAGGAACAAAAACGAAGCTTTAAAAAATTATGTTCAAGCAGCCATAATAAGAGAAAATGAAATCACTACTCCTCTTTATTATTACAAAGCAGCTTTAATTGCTTTTTCCATGAAAAAATATAAATATTCTCAATTCCTTCTAAAAAAAATAGAAAAAAAATATCCTTTTTTTTTGTACAAGGAGACCGTGTCCAAATACCTTATGTTCATTGAAAATAAATTATAA
- the gldE gene encoding gliding motility-associated protein GldE: protein MEKESSTNIFLELENTFLYIQIIIYFVLIIILLFFSALISGSETAFFCLEKKTLDKESKKNPSIGNRISRILKNKKKLLATILISNNFSNIGIVLLSSYLITIFFQDRYIFINKISIPINFLLEVGVLTFFLLLFGEIIPKIYASKNNFRFALFMSKPLLFLSNLLNPISQTMILISRFIDKKISKKKNMISVDQLSKALKIASSNKKNIQECQFLQRIVDFGNTETHQIMTPRIDVFALNKKTFFSNVLELVRHQGYSRIPVYKENIDDIEGVLFAKDLLPFIHEKKFEWTKLIHSPFFVPENKKIDDLLNDFKKKKIHLAIVVDEYGGTCGIVTLEDVIEEIVGDIVDEFDEENMSYSKLNQNNYLFDGKTSLINFYRIMGIEEEGIFEKEKGDADTLGGFLIEINKEFPKQKQRINFLNYSFIIKSIDNKRIKSIEVLRKKN, encoded by the coding sequence TTGGAAAAAGAATCTTCGACGAATATTTTTTTAGAATTAGAAAATACTTTTTTATATATTCAAATAATTATTTATTTTGTATTAATAATAATATTGTTATTCTTCTCTGCACTAATTTCTGGATCAGAAACGGCTTTTTTTTGTTTAGAAAAAAAAACTCTTGATAAAGAAAGTAAAAAAAATCCTTCTATAGGAAATAGAATTTCAAGGATTCTTAAAAACAAAAAAAAACTTTTAGCTACTATATTAATTTCCAATAATTTTTCAAATATTGGAATTGTTTTGCTAAGTTCTTATTTAATTACGATTTTTTTTCAAGATAGATATATTTTCATAAATAAAATTTCTATTCCCATTAACTTTCTTTTAGAAGTAGGGGTTCTTACTTTTTTTTTACTTCTGTTTGGAGAAATAATTCCAAAAATATATGCTAGTAAAAACAATTTTCGTTTTGCTCTTTTTATGTCTAAACCATTACTTTTTTTAAGTAATTTATTGAACCCTATTAGTCAAACTATGATTCTAATTTCTAGATTTATAGATAAAAAAATAAGTAAAAAAAAGAATATGATTTCTGTTGATCAACTTTCAAAAGCATTAAAGATCGCATCTTCAAATAAAAAAAATATTCAAGAATGTCAATTTTTACAAAGAATTGTTGATTTTGGAAATACAGAAACACATCAAATTATGACTCCAAGAATAGATGTGTTTGCTTTAAATAAAAAAACATTTTTTTCTAATGTATTAGAATTAGTTCGTCATCAAGGATATTCTCGTATTCCTGTTTATAAAGAGAATATTGATGATATAGAAGGAGTTCTTTTTGCTAAGGATCTTCTTCCATTTATTCATGAAAAAAAATTTGAATGGACAAAATTAATTCATTCTCCCTTTTTTGTTCCGGAAAATAAAAAAATAGATGATCTTTTAAATGATTTTAAAAAAAAAAAGATACATCTTGCTATTGTAGTAGATGAATATGGAGGAACTTGCGGAATAGTGACTCTTGAAGATGTTATTGAGGAAATTGTAGGAGATATTGTTGATGAATTTGATGAAGAGAATATGTCTTATTCTAAGTTAAATCAAAATAATTATTTATTTGATGGAAAAACTTCTCTAATCAATTTTTATAGAATTATGGGAATAGAAGAAGAAGGAATTTTTGAAAAAGAAAAAGGAGATGCAGATACTTTAGGAGGTTTTCTAATAGAAATTAATAAAGAATTTCCAAAACAAAAACAAAGAATAAATTTTTTAAATTATTCTTTTATTATAAAAAGTATAGATAATAAAAGAATAAAAAGTATAGAAGTTTTAAGAAAAAAAAACTAA